The DNA segment GTCGCCACGGGGTGCGACCCGGTTTGCCGGTGCTGGTGCCCGAGGGTTTGGTGGGCAGGACACAGGAGGTCGGCCCGTTTCACACGCGCGTGGCGTTGCTCGGCGATCCCAACTGCAGGGTGTCAGCCCGGATCCTCAATCCGGCCGGGGATGTGGGGATTGTACAGCCCTCCGACCCGTTGCAGCCGGGATGGGTGGTTCTGAGTTACCTGCCGCGAACGGCGCAGGTCCTGCCGGGGCAACCGGTGGTCACCAGCGGCCTGGGCGGGGTGTTTCCGGCCGGGATCCCCGTGGGATCGGTCGTGGACGTCCATCCGGTGGAGAACGGGCTTTATTTGGAGGCGCGGGTCCGGCTGGCGGCGCCCATCCATGCGCTCCAGGAGGTCTGGATTCTATGGCCCTAACAGCGAAGCGAGCCCAAACACGTGCGCAACGGCTCTTGATGAAGCAGCAGGTTCGGAGCCGGACCCGCGCCCGACGCCGGCCGGATCCGGCACCGGAACTTGTAGCCCCTGACAACGCATGGTGAGCCAGGTTCAAATCTTGGGGACGTTGGGTTTGGCATGGTTGTCCGTGTTCCTGGCAGCGGCGCTGCCGTGGCCCAAACCGTGGGTCGGAACACAACCAGACCTGCTGCCGGCGTTGATGGTCTATGCGGCGTTGCGCACGTCATTGCTGAACGTGTTCCTGTTGGCGTTGTGGGGAGGGTTGATGCTGGACACGGTGTCGGCCAACCCTCCGGGTACCAGTTGTCTGCCGCTGATGTGCGCGGGGTTGATCCTGCACTTTCGACGCGAACTCTTGTTGCGGGACGAGCCGTTTGCCCAGTTCATGCTGGGCCTGCTGGCCGGAGCGCTTGTGCCAGGGCTGACGATCTTGCTCCTGTTGACGTTGGGACGGGAACCGTTGCTCGGTTGGGGCACGCTGGTGCCCTGGGCGGTTCTGGCTGTGAGTTCCGCTGTTTGCACGCCGTTGCTGTTCCGGCTGTTTGCCGGCGCGGAGCGGTGGTTGGGGCACCGCCCCGCCGGTCCAACGGCGTTCCGGCCCGACCGGGAAATCCGTAGGGGAAGGTATTGATGGCCATCCAGTTGTTGGATCCAGCACAACATGATGACCGGGCCCTGCGGGGCCTGACGCAAGTGGTGCTGGCCGGTCTGGCGGTGCTGCTGGCCGGGTTGTGGTGGGTTCAGGTGGCCTCGCGGCGCACCTACCAGAGCCAGCAAGAAATCCAGGCCGTGAGGACGGTGCGGATTCCGGCCGTGCGCGGACGGATTCTCGACCGCAACGGCGTTGTACTGGCCGACAGCCAGCCCTCCTTCAATCTGGGTCTGTATCTGGAAGAGTT comes from the Limisphaera ngatamarikiensis genome and includes:
- the mreC gene encoding rod shape-determining protein MreC codes for the protein MWKRSHSVALGLLAGLSLLLLSLPDELATRVKLALSTLYLPLLGLAGATQQAGNHVAEALLSRRELLRQLETLRRENERLRIEALQAAEWARENERLRRQLGWQQTSPWRDRLRLARVTLQDPTPWWRTLQVDLGSRHGVRPGLPVLVPEGLVGRTQEVGPFHTRVALLGDPNCRVSARILNPAGDVGIVQPSDPLQPGWVVLSYLPRTAQVLPGQPVVTSGLGGVFPAGIPVGSVVDVHPVENGLYLEARVRLAAPIHALQEVWILWP